In Streptomyces sclerotialus, the DNA window GGCGCACCAGCACGCCGCCGACTTCCCCGACGGGCAGCTCTTCGCCGACCTGCGGGGCTTCGGCGAGGGCGACGCGATGGAACCGGCCACCGTGCTGCGGTTCTTCCTGACCGCACTGGGCACGCCGGAGCACGCCGTGCCGTCCTCCGCGACGGCCGCGTCCGCGCTCTTCCGCTCGCTGGTCGCGGACCGCAGGCTGCTGGTCGTCCTGGACAACGCGCGCAGCTCGGCGCAGGTGCGGCCGCTGCTGCCGGGCGGGCCCGGCTGCGCCACCGTCGTCACCAGCCGCAGCAGGCTGGACGGCCTGGTGGCCACCGACTGCGCCCGGCCGGTGGGGTTGCAGGTGTTCGGCGTGGCGGAGGGCGTGGCGCTGCTGGGCGCGATGCTCGGCGCCGAGCGGGTGGACGAGGATCCGGAAGCCGCCCGTGAGCTGGTCGAGCTGTGCGACGGGCTGCCGCTGGCGCTGCGCGCGGCGGTCGCCCAGCTGACCGCGCGGCCCCGCTGGCGGCTGGCGCGGCTGGCGGCCGCGCTGCGCGACGAGCGGCGACGGCTGGCCCTGCTGTCGGCGGAGGACACCGGCATCGCCTCGGCGCTGCGGATGTCCGTGGCCCGCTTGTCGGCGGACGACGCGCGACTGCTGAGCGCCCTGGCGACCAGCACGGACGGGCAGTTGAACGCTTCGGCGGCGGCCGCGCTGGCCGGGTCGGACCTGGAGCGGACGCAGGACGGACTGGAGCGGCTCGCCGAGATGCACCTGGTCGACGAGGCGGCCACGGACGTCTACACGATCAGCACGCTGACCCAGCTGTTCGCGCGGGGCGGGGCCGGTGAGACGGACGGGACGGAGAATCACGGCTGAGCCACCACAACTCTCGTCGGACGCGGCCTGATTGACGCCCTTCCGGCCGGGTACCCGGAGCGCGACCTGCCCGGAACCGCCGATCGAGAGGGAGGCGCACATCATGGGCATCGGCTGGTGCATCGGTCTGCTCGCTGTCGGAGGGATCCTGACCTTCGCGGTGGACTGGCAGATGGCCGGGGTCAACCTCGATCTCGTGGGCCTGATTCTGATGGCGGTCGGCATCATCGGTATTGCCGCGTACGTCAGCATCTTCAAGCGGCGTCGCATGCAGCCGCCGCCGCCCGCAGCTCCGGTGATCGAGGAGACCCACCGGCACGGATACGAGTGACGGACCCGCGGCCATGTGACCTCATGTGAGACCCGGACGACATACGGACTTGCCTGAAGGGGCGCCCGCGCAACCCGCGCGGGCGCCCCTCTTGCGTGCGCGGAGGCCCGCAGCCCTGCGGGCGCTGAAGCACCGTCCCCGCGCGTGCGTCCCGTCATGTCCCGGCTCCGCCCGCCGGGCGTCCCGCGCTCGGCAGCCTCCCTCTGACGTCCCAGCAGGTCAGTGGCGTTCCCGGGACGTCCCGGCAGGCGGGATGTCCCACGGGACGCGGCAGCCCCGGAAACCCCCTGTTCCCCGGCTGATGATGATTCCCGTCGCCGAGGCCGACAGGGCACCGCACCGAACAGCGCGGCGCTCAGCAGCCTCACGAACGAGGGGAAATCGTCATGTCGCAGACCACACACGCCGCATTCGGCGCCCGCACGCTGCGCCGCCTCCTGCCCGCGGTCGCCGCGGCGGGCATCGGCATCGCCGGTGTCACGGGGTGCTCGGGCGGGACGGCCGAGGCCGACACCGGCACCAAGGCCGCCGCGCAGACCACCGTCACCGCACGGGACGCCAAGGCCGACCTGAAGACGCAGGCGGGCGGCGCCGCCGCCCTCAAGAAGACGGCGGCCGGCAGCACCTTCCCGACCTGGGGCACGCGCTGGGTGGTGCACGCCTCGCCGGACGTCGACTCGCCGTCCGTCGGAATGATCAACAAGGACGCCGCCGGCCAGGACAAGATCACCGCGGACTACCAGGTCAACACCGGCAGGAAGGTCTGCGAGGGCAGCTCCTGCTCGACCTACATGGCGCACATCACCGGCCCGGTGACCGGCTTCCTCAGCGTGATCGCGGTCGACATCCCGCAGGACAAGCTGCCCGGCGTACCGGAGCAGGGCGGCCAGAACCCGCCCCCGCCGGCCCCCGGCGGCACCCGCGGCGAGGCGCTGCAGCGCGCGGCCACCTGGCTGACCGCCAACAACGGTGCGCAGGTGCCCTACAGCCAGGCGAAGAACTGGAAGGACGGCTACCGCCAGGACTGCTCCGGCTACGTCTCCATGGCGCTGGGCCTGGGCGCGCCCGGCACCAACACCGTGGGGCTCACCAGCTCCAGGATCACCCGGCCGATCTCCGTCAACGAGCTGAAGCCCGGTGACCTGCTCATCGACGCCGCGGGCGACAGCAACACCCGGCACGTCGTGATGTTCGAGAAGTGGGACAACGCGGCCCACACCTCCTACACCGCGTACGAGCAGCGCGGCGGCCACGGCACCGACCACCGGTCCCTCACCTACGGGCTCAACGGCGGTGAGTTCAAGCCCTACCGCCCCGTGAAGTTCACGGACTGATCCGGGCAGTTTCCGGATTCCGTCACGAGAGGCACTTCCGCCACAGGGGAGCGGAAGTGCCTCTCGCGGTGCGTGCCACGGCTGTGCTGAAATGCCGTCCGTGCATGGGAAACCGAACCGCGCCACCCACCCTCGCCGTAAGCCGCTCGCCCCCTTGCCCGACCAACTCGACGGACCCGTACGCGACTTCGTGTCCGGGCTGCGTCACATGCACCGCGAACTGGGCCTGAGCCTGAAGGACCTGGAAGCCCGGCTGCCCGCCAGCAGATCGTCCCTCTCCCGCTACCTCCGGGGGCAGAGCCTGCCTGACGAACGGCTGCTGGTGCAGTGGTGCAAGCTCTCCTTCACCGGCGAGGACCGGCTGCCGGAGCTGGTGCGGCTCCTGCACCTCGCCAACGAAGCCGCCGCTGCCGGCGAATCGACGCCACCCGGCCCGTCGGAGGGCAAGGGGCCGCCCGTACCGGCGCAGCGCCCGCCGACGGACGACCCGGCACCGAAGCCCGCGCACCGGCGGAAGCTGGTCCTGGCGGGTGCGGCCACGGCCGCGGTCATCGCGGCGGCCACGGTCCTCGTCGTGGTCCTGAACGGCAACGGCGCTCCGTCCGACGGAGTTTCACGTGAAACACCGGCCGCCAAGGACACCGAGCGGATCACCGTCCACAACGTCGACAAGGACTGCCGGTCCAAGCACACCCGCGAGTGCTCCATGGGCCTGGCCATGGACCCGTACCTGGCCTACCGTCCGTCCAACATCGGCGGCCGGGTATGGCACGGCGAACAGCTGACCGCCGAGTGCCGCATCGCCAACGGCGTCACCGTCACCGACGAGGTCGGCGGCCACAGCAGCATCTGGTTCCGGGTCCGGCAGGACGGCAAGGAGCTGTGGATGCCCGGCATCCGGATCGACCCCGGTGAGCTGCAGTACTCGACGCTCGACAACTGCGAGTGACCGGGGTCATCCGCCACCGGCTCACGCCTCGCTGTCCAGCCCCGCCAGGACCAGGCCCAGCCGGGCCGTCCCGTCGGCGGTGACCGTCACCGGCACGCCCCAGTCCTGCTGGTGCACATGGCAGGCCGGGTACTCGATGTCCGGGGCGTCGTCGCAGGACGCGGCCATCGCCGAGACGTGCAGCACCCCCTCGGTCACCCCGTCCGCCAGGACCAGGTCGCGGCTGAGGTCCGTACCGGCGCCCTCCCCCTCGGCCAGCAGCTCCGCCGGGGTCGAGCTGACCAGCAGCCGGGTGGACGGGCCGTAGCGGGTGTCCAGCTTCTGGCCGGCCGGCGCCTGGAAGACCACGTCCAGCCGGAGCCGGCCCGGGGCCACCTCGGTGGCGGCGCGCTGGGTGCGGTGCGCGACCGACTCGACCCGTACCGCCTCCTCGGGCAGCCGCAGCCGGGTCAGCCGGTGCCGGGCCGACTCCACGACCACGATGTCGTCGCCGACGAGCACCGCGTCCGACGGCTCCCGCAGGTCGGTGGCGAGCGTGGTCACCTCGCCGGTGGCGGGGTCGAAGCGGCGCAGCGCGTGGTTGTAGGTGTCGGCGACCGCGACCGAGCCGTCCGGCAGCGCGGTCACGCCGAGCGGGTGCTGGAGCAGCGCCTGGTCAGCGGCGCCGTCGCGGTGCCCGAAGTCGAAGAGGCCGGTGCCCACGGCCGTGTGCACCACGCCCTCGCGGTCGATCCAGCGGACCGCGCTGGTCTCGGAGTCGGCGATCCACAGCCGGTCCTCGGTGGCTGCCAGGCCCGAGGGCTGCGCGAACCAGGCCTCGGCGGCCGGCCCGTCCACCAGGCCCTCGTTGGTCGTGCCCACTGCGGCCCGTACGGTCGCGGACTCCGGGTCGTACGTCCACAGCTGGTGCACGCCGGCCATGGCGATCCACACCAGGCCGTCGAAGTACGCCACGTCCCACGGCGAGGAGAGGTCCACCTCGCGGGCCGGGCCCTCGGTGGGCGAGCCCTGCCACCACTGCTTGCCGGTGCCGGCGACGGTGGCGACCTCGCCGGTGGCGGGGTCGAACGTCCGGAGCGCGTGGTTGACGGTGTCGGCGACGATCACCGTGCCGTCGGGCAGCAGCGCGAGGCCCTGCGGCTCGCTGAAGGCGGCCTGCCCGGCCGGGCCGTCCGTGAGGCCGCGCTCACCGGTGCCGATCCTGCGGAGCACGCTCTCGCCGTCCGCGTCCAGCTCCACCAGCTGGTGCCGGGTGGTGTCGGAGACCAGGAAGGACCCGCCGGGCAGCTGGAGCGCCTTGCCGGGGAAGCGGAGGTCGGTGGCGACCGGCTCGGGCGGTACGTACGGGCCGTCGCCGCGGCGCAGCGTGCCCTTGGCCTCGTGCTCGGCCTCCAGCTCCTCGACCAGCTTCTCGATGGCGTGGGCGTGGCCCTCACCGGCGTGCTGGGCGACGACGTAGCCCTCGGGGTCGATGACGACCAGCGTCGGCCAGGCGCGGACGGCGTACTGCTTCCACGTGGCCAGCTCGGGGTCGTCCAGCACGGGGTGCTCGACCTCGTACCGCTCGACCGCGTCGACGACCGCCTGGTGCTCCGCCTCGTGCACGAACTTCGGGGAGTGCACGCCGATGATCACGACGGTGTCCCGGTGCCGCTCCTCCAGCTCCCGCAGCTCGTCCAGGACGTGCAGACAGTTCACACAGCAGAACGTCCAGAAATCCAGGACGACGATGCGTCCTCGCAGGTCGGAGAGGGTCAGGGTCTTGTCGCCGGTGTTCAGCCAGCCGCCCTTGCCGACCAGCTCGGGGGCGCGGACGCGTGCACGTGAAGCCATGTGCACATTCAACGTCACGTCCCCCGGTGCGCATTCCGCCGGGGTTCGGGGAACACGTTCAGCATGAGATACCTGGTACGCGACCGGATCTTCGGCATCGGCGAGGACTACTGGATCGAGGACGAGACGGGGCGCAACGTCTACCTCGTCGACGGCAAGGCGCTCCGGATGCGGGAGACCTTCGAGATCAAGGACCGGGAGGGCCGGGTCCTGATCACGTTGCGCAAGAAGGTGCTCAGCCTGCGTGACACGATGGCGATCGAGCGCGACGACCAGGTGATCGCGACCATCCGCCGGAAGCGGCTGTCACTGCTGCGCAACCACTACCGCGTGGAGCTGGTGGACGGCACGGAGCTGGACGTCAGCGGCAAGATCCTGGACCGGGAGTTCGCGGTCGAGTACGACGGCGAGCTGCTGGCGGAGATCTCCCGGCGCCGGCTGACCGTACGGGACACCTACGCGGTCAACGTCCTGCGGGAGGACGCCGACGCGGCGCTGCTGATCGCGATCGCGGTCTGCGTGATCCGGCTGGCGGAGCGGGAGCGCGAGGACTGAGCACAGCGGCTGAGCACGGGGCCCCGGGCCGCGCCCGGCGCGCGCCTTCCCCGGGCAGGCCCCGTCCCTCACGGCTTCGGCAGCCCCAGTACCCGGTCCCGCAGCACGGGGAAGACGTGCCGGGTCTTCCCGACCAGCTCCGGGTCCAGCTCCGCGCTGATGATCTCTTCGCCGGGGCCCGCCTCGGCGAGCACCTCGCCCCACGGGTCGACGATCACGCTGTGCCCGGCCTGCTCGACCCCGGCGTGGGTGCCGCCCGTACCGCAGGCGAGCACGTACGTCTGGTTCTCCACCGCGCGGGCGCGGGCCAGCAGCGACCAGTGCGAGCGGCGCCGCTCCGGCCAGCCGGCCGGGATCACCAGGGTCTGCGCCCCGGCGTCCACCAGCTGCCGGAAGAGCTCGGGGAACCGCAGGTCGTAGCAGGTGGCCAGGCCGAGCGTGGTGTCCGGCAGCGCAACCGTGACCGGGTCCGTGCCGGCGCCCAGCAGCGTCGCTTCGCCCTTGTCGAAGCCGAAGCGGTGGATCTTGCGGTAGTGGGCGGCCCGCTCGCCGTCGGGGGAGTAGACCAGCGAGGTGTTGTAGAGGGTGCCGTCCGTGGCGCGCTCGATGACGGACCCGGCGTGCAGCCAGACACCCGCCTCCCGCGCCGCCGCCGACATCGCCTGGTGGGTCGGGCCGTCCAGGGTCTCCGCCGCCTCCTCGAACGCGTCGAACGCGAAGGCGCCCACCGGCCACAGCTCGGGCAGGACGACGAGATCCGCATCCGCCTGGGAGCGCACGAGCGAACCCACGCGCTCGCGGCGGGAATTGACCGATTCCTTCTGGTCCACACCGACTTGGATCAGTGAAGCGCGCACAGTACCACCGCCTGGTCTTCCGAGCCCGGTCCGCCGTCAAAAAATGCCTACGATGGTCACCCGAAAGCACTGCCGGGGTGCCCGTGCGCAGCGTAACTTAACTGCACAGACAGCAGCCCGCGTACGAACCGTCCGAGGGGTCCCGTGACCGTCCACCCAGTCCTTCAGCCCTCCATCGACGCCTGGACGCACTCCATCGAAGCAATATCCGAGCTGGTGACGCCGCTCGTGGAAGGGGAGTGGAATCGCGCCACCGAATGCCCCGGCTGGTCGGTGCGGGACGTCGTGTCCCACCTCATCGGCCTGGACTGCGAGGCGCTGGGCGATCCCCGCCCCATCCACTCCCTGCCGCGCGATCTCTACCACGTACGCAGCGAGTTCGCGCGGTACATGGAGATGCAGGTCGACGTCCGCCGGCACCACACGGGCCCCGAGATGACGGCCGAGCTGGAGTACACGATCATCCGACGGTCCCGGCAGCTGCGTAACGAGACGCGCGAGCCGGACACCGTCGTCCGCGGCCCGCAGGGCAAGGAGCAGACGCTCGAACACGCGCTGAAGGTCAGGGCCTTCGACACCTGGGTGCACGAGCAGGACATCCGCCGGGCGCTCGGACAGCCCGGCAACCTCGACTCCCCCGGCGCCCACGTCACCCGCGACTTCCTCATCCCCGCGCTCGCCAAGGTCGTCGCCGAGGGCGCGGGCGCCCCGGCCGGCTCGGCCGTGGTGGTCGACGTGTCCGGCCCGGTGGAGTTCATGCGGACGGTACGGGTCGACGCCGAGGGCAACGGATCGGTCGACGGCAGCGTCTCGCTGGGCCCCGCCGCGACGCTCACGACCGACTGGGAGACCTATGTCCGGCTGGCCTGCGGGCGGGTCCGGCCCGCCGCCGTCGCCGGTCAGATCAAGATCGAGGGCGACCAGGAGCTGGCCGGCGCGGTCCTGGACCACTTCGCGGTGACGCCGTAGGGCGTACCGCCGCACGGGCGCCGCGGGACGCCTCGGAAGCGGGCGGGCCCGCCGCCGTGGTCACGGCGGCGGGCCCTCGTACGTACCCGGGAAGCGCACGCCGCGCGGGCACGCGCCGGACGGTCATACCGGTACGTGCACCGCCTCCACCCGGCTGGCGACCGTCCGCTCGCGCTCACGGCGCGCCGCGCGCTTGCGCAGCCGCAGGATCTGGCTGAGGCCGAGCGCCTCCAGGACGAACACCGTCGCGAAGGCGATGCGGTAGTTGTCGCCCGTGGCGTCCAGCAGCACGCCGACCGCCAGCAGGGTCGTCATCGAGGCCATGAAGCCGCCCATGTTGACGATGCCGGAGGCGGTGCCCTGGCGCTCCGGCGTGTTGGCCGGGCGGGCGAAGTCGAAGCCGATCATCGAGGCCGGGCCGCAGGTGCCGAGCACCACGCAGGTGAGGACCAGCAGTGCCATCGGCGCGTGC includes these proteins:
- a CDS encoding DUF6458 family protein, which produces MGIGWCIGLLAVGGILTFAVDWQMAGVNLDLVGLILMAVGIIGIAAYVSIFKRRRMQPPPPAAPVIEETHRHGYE
- a CDS encoding carbon-nitrogen family hydrolase, which produces MRASLIQVGVDQKESVNSRRERVGSLVRSQADADLVVLPELWPVGAFAFDAFEEAAETLDGPTHQAMSAAAREAGVWLHAGSVIERATDGTLYNTSLVYSPDGERAAHYRKIHRFGFDKGEATLLGAGTDPVTVALPDTTLGLATCYDLRFPELFRQLVDAGAQTLVIPAGWPERRRSHWSLLARARAVENQTYVLACGTGGTHAGVEQAGHSVIVDPWGEVLAEAGPGEEIISAELDPELVGKTRHVFPVLRDRVLGLPKP
- a CDS encoding membrane protein, which codes for MSQTTHAAFGARTLRRLLPAVAAAGIGIAGVTGCSGGTAEADTGTKAAAQTTVTARDAKADLKTQAGGAAALKKTAAGSTFPTWGTRWVVHASPDVDSPSVGMINKDAAGQDKITADYQVNTGRKVCEGSSCSTYMAHITGPVTGFLSVIAVDIPQDKLPGVPEQGGQNPPPPAPGGTRGEALQRAATWLTANNGAQVPYSQAKNWKDGYRQDCSGYVSMALGLGAPGTNTVGLTSSRITRPISVNELKPGDLLIDAAGDSNTRHVVMFEKWDNAAHTSYTAYEQRGGHGTDHRSLTYGLNGGEFKPYRPVKFTD
- a CDS encoding maleylpyruvate isomerase family mycothiol-dependent enzyme; this translates as MTVHPVLQPSIDAWTHSIEAISELVTPLVEGEWNRATECPGWSVRDVVSHLIGLDCEALGDPRPIHSLPRDLYHVRSEFARYMEMQVDVRRHHTGPEMTAELEYTIIRRSRQLRNETREPDTVVRGPQGKEQTLEHALKVRAFDTWVHEQDIRRALGQPGNLDSPGAHVTRDFLIPALAKVVAEGAGAPAGSAVVVDVSGPVEFMRTVRVDAEGNGSVDGSVSLGPAATLTTDWETYVRLACGRVRPAAVAGQIKIEGDQELAGAVLDHFAVTP
- a CDS encoding LURP-one-related/scramblase family protein, which produces MRYLVRDRIFGIGEDYWIEDETGRNVYLVDGKALRMRETFEIKDREGRVLITLRKKVLSLRDTMAIERDDQVIATIRRKRLSLLRNHYRVELVDGTELDVSGKILDREFAVEYDGELLAEISRRRLTVRDTYAVNVLREDADAALLIAIAVCVIRLAERERED
- a CDS encoding helix-turn-helix domain-containing protein, which translates into the protein MPDQLDGPVRDFVSGLRHMHRELGLSLKDLEARLPASRSSLSRYLRGQSLPDERLLVQWCKLSFTGEDRLPELVRLLHLANEAAAAGESTPPGPSEGKGPPVPAQRPPTDDPAPKPAHRRKLVLAGAATAAVIAAATVLVVVLNGNGAPSDGVSRETPAAKDTERITVHNVDKDCRSKHTRECSMGLAMDPYLAYRPSNIGGRVWHGEQLTAECRIANGVTVTDEVGGHSSIWFRVRQDGKELWMPGIRIDPGELQYSTLDNCE
- a CDS encoding NHL domain-containing thioredoxin family protein, with the translated sequence MASRARVRAPELVGKGGWLNTGDKTLTLSDLRGRIVVLDFWTFCCVNCLHVLDELRELEERHRDTVVIIGVHSPKFVHEAEHQAVVDAVERYEVEHPVLDDPELATWKQYAVRAWPTLVVIDPEGYVVAQHAGEGHAHAIEKLVEELEAEHEAKGTLRRGDGPYVPPEPVATDLRFPGKALQLPGGSFLVSDTTRHQLVELDADGESVLRRIGTGERGLTDGPAGQAAFSEPQGLALLPDGTVIVADTVNHALRTFDPATGEVATVAGTGKQWWQGSPTEGPAREVDLSSPWDVAYFDGLVWIAMAGVHQLWTYDPESATVRAAVGTTNEGLVDGPAAEAWFAQPSGLAATEDRLWIADSETSAVRWIDREGVVHTAVGTGLFDFGHRDGAADQALLQHPLGVTALPDGSVAVADTYNHALRRFDPATGEVTTLATDLREPSDAVLVGDDIVVVESARHRLTRLRLPEEAVRVESVAHRTQRAATEVAPGRLRLDVVFQAPAGQKLDTRYGPSTRLLVSSTPAELLAEGEGAGTDLSRDLVLADGVTEGVLHVSAMAASCDDAPDIEYPACHVHQQDWGVPVTVTADGTARLGLVLAGLDSEA